In the genome of Nomascus leucogenys isolate Asia chromosome 12, Asia_NLE_v1, whole genome shotgun sequence, the window GCCCGCAGGCGCGGTACGCAGATAGCCTGGAATGCGCTGGGGGCTCTTCCCTGGGAGCGGCTTCAGCACCCCGCATTCCGGTCCCACCACGTCCCCACCCACCTggagaaggcggaggctgcactGAGTGCCGTAAGTAACAAGACATACCCTCTCTCTTTGCTTTCCCCCCTTTCCAATTCTGCCTTGTCTTTTTCCTTGTTGTGGGTGCTGGCGAGGGAAAGCAGGCAAGGAAGTTGGTCccaaaaagggaatgctttcccTTGGGCGCCAAGAGGCACTGACGGGGTGTCAGAGCCTTCTGAGAGACAGATGAGACTTTGGCCCAAGGCCAGGAAGATGTCCTCAGATGTGGGCCGGAAGACTTGACAATGCGGGGTCtccctcatttaaaaatatccatgtaATCAAAGCCTTTGTTGACTGGCCCGCTCCGGCCCCTCAGTCCTCCACAGATGCGCCCCAGGGCCCCAGCCCCGAGGTCCTTTCCTTAATATCCGCCCTTCCTCTGGCTCACTCTCCTCCGGTCTCCTGCTCCGCCCGCTCCCGCTCCCGGTCTCTGATTGCTCCTAACTCACGTCACTCCCGGTCTGTCCCCGCCCACTCGGTGCTGCCATTGGCAGTCGGGCGTGGGTACGCGGCTtctgtgggggaggggggagctaTGGGAGGGGGCGGGAATTCCCGACTCCAGGCCGGAAGCGCGCGGAGACCATGTAGTTAGACCCTCGCGAGGTGAGTGCGGGCTCTCTAGCAGCGGGGTCCAGGTCGGCTGCCCAGGCCTCCCGGGGCCCGGGAGCAGGAGTCCCAACTCACGCATTCTTCATCTGCTTCCCGCGACGCTTGGCGGCCTCGCACCCCGCCTCCCGGAGCCCGGACTTTCAGGCACCGCCCTCAGTGTCGCCTCAGTCCGTCCCGGGACCGCAGACTCTTAGGGCCCCTCTCCCTGGCCATCTACCTCTAGGTCCCAGCCTGGGGCCTGAAGCGCTTGTTCTCTGCGCCGGGAAAAGGGGAACGATGGAGCGATCCAGCACCCAAACTTACCCTGTCCAGGTGGCCCACGAAGCTACCCATGACATCTCTGCACAGCCCCAGCCTTTTTGGCTTCACCCACTCCGTTCGGGAGTTGGGGACCTGGCCTCTACATTCCTTAGGGGAACTCCAGCTCCAGGTCCTCTTTGGAGGCGGCTCCTAGTTTCCTAGTTTTCTGGGGGCACCAGGTGAAAGGGTGATGAGATATCCATACAGCCTTTCTCATGCCTCGGTTTCCCCCTTGCAGTCTCCCTGAATAAGTCACTTAGGAAAGAAAGTGTGAGAAGAGAGGAATGTTCCTGGTACAGGAGTAGATGAGTCACCCTGGGTTGGGGAAGGTCACAAAGTGGCTGGGGCCAGGGAGCTGCACTCTGCTGACCAAGCTTCCCCATTCCTTGCCCCATCTTCCTTTGCATGATTTTTCCCAACCACTCTGGTCTGTCTTCCTAGGTCTGAGAGTCACTGGAGCTACCAGAAGCACCATGGGGCCCTGGGGAGAGCCAGAGCTCCTGGTGTGGCGCCCCGAGGCGGTAGCTTCAGAGCCTCCAGTGCCTGTGGGGCTGGAGGTGAAGTTGGGGGCCCTGGTGCTGCTGCTGGTGCTCACCCTCCTCTGCAGCCTGGTGCCCATCTGTGTGCTGCGCCGGCCCGGAGCAAACCATGAAGGCTCAGGTAAGCCTCTCCTTTTCTCCACACTGCTATGAATGCTTGGCTTAGGGAGGGCTCTGGGGCTGGGGGGAGTGACCAAAGGAGGAGGGAAAAGCAAGGGTAGCCATTGTTTGGGTTGGGGTGGTGGGCCCTGGAGGGGGTTCGTTTGCTTATTCCCCTCTGCGCTTCACCCCTATCCAGCTTCCCGTCAGAAAGCCCTGAGCCTAGTAAGCTGTTTCGCGGGTGGTGTCTTTTTGGCCACCTGTCTCTTGGACCTGCTGCCTGACTACCTGGCTGCCATAGATGAGGCCCTGGCAGCCTTGCACGTGACGGTGAGCACTGGCCTCGGCATGTGACATGCGGGAGGGGAATCACACACCTCTAGGAGTGTTGGTTTGTGGAGATTGATTCATGTGCCACTCCATGACTGTGTGGAAGGCTTTTGGCATGTGGTATGAATTGTGATTTTTTATTATGGGGCATAGTTCTATGtgttccctcccccttccccattCCCTGTGTGACCCCTACGTGCCCGTTGAGACAGTAAGACACTTTTTCTCAGGTGTGTGACTTGCTCTGTGGGTTCTCAGTTCTAGTTACCAGCAAGTGCTCCAAGAATCATCTTCACTCTCTCACCACTTTCCTAAAGGGCTGGAGATAGAGGTCTCTGTAGGCCTGAGAAGGACAGGAGGCGATTCCCTGGTTCCTGGTGTTGCTGACCTTTTTAGACTTTGGCCCAAGGAAGTGGGCTGTGAGGAATGATCAAGTCCACGGCATAGGACTTGGTTTATTATAGGAAAAACGGAGGCCATTGGATAGTGGGGCAGGAAAGTCATCCTgggctctttccttttttcctgtaaAACTGAGGAAGTAACACTGCATGTATCCCTTTGTGTGTCTGTGACTGAGTGACCTGTGTTTCTGTGTGACTGCGTATAAACCTGAATGTCCTGTGATATGTGGCTCTATGTATGAGTTTGGGGAGGTGGGCAATGTGTGACCTTTTCATGTATGTCTACATCAGTGACTCTCAACTAGGAGTGTGGCTTTGCCCCTCAGGAAACATTTGGTAATGTCTGGGGATATTTTTAGTTGTCACAGTGGGTAGGGGGATGGAGGGAACATTGTGTCTGCTATTGGCATCTGGTAGGTAGAGATCAGAAATGCTGTTAAACAATCCACAGTGCACAAGACAGCTCCCatgacaaagaattatctggcccaaaatgtttttgtttatttgtttgtttttgttttgttttgttttgtttttgaaaaagagtcttgctctgttgcccaggctggagtgcagtggcacaatctcgactcactgcaacctctgcctcctgggttcaagtgattctcctggctcagactcctgagtagctgggattacaggcatccaccaccacaccctgctaatttttgtatttttagtagagacagggtttcaccatgttgaccaggctgatctcaaactcctgacctcaagtgatctgcccgctttggtctcccaaagtgctgggattataggcatgagccactgcccctggccccaaaatgttaatagtttcAAAGCTGAGAAACTTTGGTCTACATGTAACACTGAGTGACACCATaatctgtgtgtatgtatcaTTCTGTGTCAGTGTTACCAATTCACTCTATCTTTGTGTGACTGAGAGTAGCCCTGTGTCTGTGTCAGACCCTAGGTCTGTGTAACTGGGCTTTCACCAGATTTTGCATCTCACTCTTCCTTCCCTGAACattttgctgctgcttctgcccaCAGCTCCAGTTCCCGCTGCAAGAGTTCATCCTGGCCATGGGCTTCTTCCTGGTCCTGGTGATGGAGCAGATCACACTGGCTTACAAGGAGCAGTCAGGGCCATCACCTCTGGAGGAAACAAGGGCTCTGCTGGGAACAGTGAATGGTGGGCCGCAGCACTGGCATGATGGGCCAGGGGTCCCACAGGCGAGTGGAGCCCCAGCAACCCCCTCAGCCTTGCGTGCCTGTGTACTGGTCTTCTCCCTGGCCCTCCACTCCGTGTTCGAGGGGCTGGCGGTAGGGCTGCAGCGAGACCGGGCTCGGGCCATGGAGCTGTGCCTGGCTTTGCTGCTCCACAAGGGCATCCTGGCTGTCAGCCTGTCCCTGCGACTGTTGCAGAGCCACCTTAGGGCACAGGTGGTGGCTGGCTGTGGGATCCTCTTCTCATGCATGACACCTCTAGGCATCGGGCTGGGTGCAGCTCTGGCAGAGTCAGCAGGACCTCTGCACCAGCTGGCTCAGTCTGTGCTAGAGGGCATGGCAGCTGGCACGTTTCTCTATATCACCTTTCTGGAAATCCTGCCCCAGGAGCTGGCCAGTTCTGAACAAAGGATCCTCAAGGTCATTCTGCTCCTAGCAGGCTTTGCCCTGCTCACTGGCCTGCTCTTCATCCAAATCTAGGGGGCTTCAAGAGAGGGGCAGGGGAGATTGATGATCAGGTGCCCctgttctcccttccctcccccagtTGTggggaataggaaggaatggggaAGGGAAATACTGAGGACCAAAAAGTTCTCTGGGAGCTAAAGATAGAGCCTTTGGGGCTATCTGACTAATGAGAGGGAAGTGGGCAGACAAGAGGCTGGCCTCAGTCCCAAGGAACAAGAGATGGTCAAGTCGCTAGAGACATGATCAGGGGACATTAGGATTGGGGAAGACACTTGACTGCTGGAATCAGAGGTTGGACACTATACATAAGGACAGGCTCACATGGGAGGCTGGAGGTGGGCACCCAGCTGCTGTGGGATGGGTATGGAGAGGTCATAAACCTAGAGTCAGTGTCGTGTTGGTCCTAGTCCATTTCCGCACCCTGCCACTTGGAGTGGACCCCTTCTACTTTTCTTAGCGCCTACCCTCCTATCTATCTCCCTCTTCCCATCTCCCAGGGGACTAGTGCCAAATGGTCTCTCCCTGCCAATTTTGGTGTCTTCTCTGGCCTCTCCAGTCCTGCTTACTCCTCTATTTTTAAAGTGCCAAACAaatccccttcctctttctcaaAGCACAGTAATGTGGCACTGAGCCCTACCCAGCACCTCAGTGAAGGGGGCCTGCTTGCTCTTTATTTTGGTCCCGGATCCTGGGGTGGGGCAGAAATATTTtctgggctggggcaggaggaaagTTGCTGCAGCCACCTACTGCTGCTGTACCCTAGGAATATGGCGACATGGATATGGTGTCCCATGCCCAGATGATAAACACTGAGctgccaaaacatttttttaaatacaccCGAGGAGCCCAAGGGGGAAGGGCAATGCCTACCCCCAGCGTTATTTTTGGGGAGGGAGGGCTGTGCATAGGGACATATTCCTTAGAATCTATTTTATTAACTGACCTGTTTTGGGACCTGTTACCCAAATAAAAGATGTTTCTAGACATCTGTACAGTATCTGATtcatttgttttgggaaaggggtgggcatgTGGCCAGCCTGAGAGGGCCTGAGTCCCAGATGTTTACAGCTGTTTTAAGATTCTTGGTCTCAACTGTTTTCACTCAGGCCCCGAAAGTCCCCTTCCCTGAAGTTGACCTAATTTTTCCTCCTTTGTGTCTTGGTACTTCTTTCCCGGTCTCCACCCCTCcgcttcccttctcttccctcccctcccgcttcctttcctctctttttaatCCCTCTCCCCTTTCCGTTCGTAGTCTCAGGACTAATTTAGAACTACTCTTCCCAGCTCGCCCCTCTCAGGGAGTAGCCGAGAGGGTGGAGCGAAGTCCCCAGTTTCCGGAGTCAGCAGGGCTGCTGGGAAGTGGAGTCCGCTTCCTCCCGGTGCTGCGTGACTGGAGATGTGAAGGAGTCTCGTAAACAAACTACAATTCCCGGCGGCCCCCGCGCGCAACAGGTCAAGGCTAGGCTGGGGCCGGGTTCGCGGTGCTCGCTGAGGCGGCGGTGGCTACGGCTGGAGGAGCCGGGCCGGGGCCGCGGCGGAGGCCGCGGCTGGTACtgggagggtggcagggagggaCGGGGAAGGAAGATGGCGACGTCGGGGGCGAACGGGCCTGGCTCGGCCACGGCCTCGGCTTCCAATCCGCGCAAATTTAGTGAGAAGATCGCGCTGCAGAAGCAGCGTCAGGCCGAGGAGACGGCGGCCTTCGAGGAGGTGATGATGGACATCGGCTCCACCCGGGTGAGGGGCCGCGCCGGGGAGCCGGAGCAGAGCTGAGCAGTTATGGAGCGGAGACCGGAgaggcggggcgggggcgggcgccGCAGCAAAGGAGGCGGAACGGAGCAGGGGACGCGGGCGCCGCCGTTTGGGAGGCGCAGGTTGAGGGCCGAGGGGCAGGAAGAAGGATTTTGCCGGGGGATACCGAAACACCGGAGAGGTTCGGGGTGTAGAGGCGACTGGGGGCCGAGTACGTGAGGCGGGAGTGGGCGGAGAGGGGGGATGAAGTCCGGCGGAGGTAGGAGGTGAGTGGTCCTTGTGCATCCCTGACGGAGTCCCCTGGAGCACGCTACTGAAGCATGCCTGGTATTGGGGTATGGCCTGGGAGGAGGGCTGCTTGTCTGTAACCTGGCTCCTCTGAGTTTCTGATCTCCTCCAAACTGGTCCCTCTGCCTTCTGCGCTTTGGTGCCCCCGGCAAGGGGCCCCTTGAGTGGTTTGAACGAGCGGTGCTGTGTATAGTGGGGCAGGAAGTCCCCTCCTGCGTCCCGtccttttgcttcctttttcaaATACTTCTTGTGGTTTCCTGACGTGAATGAAGGTGAGGTCCATTGCTTGGTGTTTTGTCCTGGCCTCCTTGGAGGAGAGGTAGGGTTTTGAATCCTAAAACTGGGTAACCGACCATAAGTTGTGTGGAACTCTGTGGTTTGCTGAGCTTTCTAGGGAGATAGCTGCTTTGTGGGTCAGTGTGTAGGGTGCCTTGGAGGGTCTTATATGTGTAGGGAATATTCATTCCTAGGAAGTTCTTGAAAGAACTTTCAGGCCTCTGCCAGGCTGCCTCTGAAGCCCCCCCTGGCCTTGGTTTCTTGCTTTCCAAGGCTGGATGTCAGAGGGACCAAGGGGTGGGAGTCCGCCTAGGTGGTATGCGGTCTTAATTTAGGCACACATTGTTCTAAAACAACAGTTAGGTAAGGATATTGCAATGATTCCTCATGGCAGAGAGCTAGAAGGAATTTAAGGGTTGATGGTGGAACGTTACTACAACATCTCTAGCCTTTTTCTGCTGGTCTGACTGTGGTTGCATTTATGACTGTGACtggttgtatttttgtgtgtatccCCCTTGACtctgttagtcttttttttttttctcgtccTTTCCCCTTTGAGTCTCTAGGGACTATGTGCCCTAGTTTGTGGGAGTCAGAAGTTAGATGGGGAGGCAAATCTGGGAGGGTGTCTGCACGCATATGCACActtacatgcatgtgtgtgcataacCCACTGTAACCACTGTGAGGATTATGATCTAACTGTAGACTGCTCCCCTTTAGGAGCTTTTTCATCATGCTGGGGACAGAGACAGGAAGATGGGAGGCTGATCTTGATAGTGTGAGGCCCTGCCCTCAGGACTGTGATTCTAGCAGAGGCATGGTGGGATCTTAGGGCTTGTATGTGCAAAGAAAGGCTGTGCGAAACTCAAAAGCTGGGACTTCTCTTTACGGTGCCTCGATCTCTTAAAAGGCCCCTTCTACCCACCTTGCTCCTATTGGTTAATTTCTCAGCTACACAGAAAAGTCTAGTGGGCATACATGGCCAGGGAACCCAAAAGTCTAGAGCTAGGGACAAGAGATCTGGGACTCAGCCTGTTATCTGGCCAGGTGGGAGGGCTCATTTGAGACAAAGATGGCCATGGAAGGCTATACCACTGAGATACTGGGGTTGCCATATATGTTGATAGTGGTCTTGAAGTGGTCCAGAGGTTAGCACAGTGCTCACAAGGCTAACCTCCTGGAACGGAATGTCAGTTCTAATGTTGGCTTCTGTACAAGAGTGTGACCCTGGAAGCTCTTAGAACTTGCCCCTCCTCAGCTGCCCTCCTCCCCATGGCCTTGCCCTGGGCCTGTTTATTTGGCTGGTGGCAGGGGCTGAGCCTTGGAAATAGATGCTCACCTCTCACAGAGATAGGATATCTGTACACAGGCTAAACCCATGCCAGGCTGTCCTACGCCTATGCCAGACATATCTCCCCAAAGTGAGGATGAGACCAGGAAGATGGCCCTGGCCTATGCTAGAGTGGGCTACTGCtctctctccaccctcctccAGGCTTCTCTGCCAATTCAAGAGCCTTAGGATTCAGTGGAAGAATGTCCCTTGGTTTTGGTGCTGTTTTTCCAGCTAGGAGAGCTGTCATTCCTTGGATGTTCTAGTTTGGGAGGTGCCGGCTTTCTATAGCCTTCCTGAGGCTGGGCAAGTGGCAAAGCCCAGAAGCCTGTGCTCTCCAGAGTGAGAAGGAAAGAGGCTGGCAGTAATGGCTCTGTGACATCCACCTGTGGCCTTCCTCTTAAGCTCTCAATTAGTCCTGGACGCATCTGGAAAGAAAGCAGAGGTTCCTAATAGGCACTCCGCCTTGTGAGTAGCCCGGGGGCTCCTGGCAGCCCCTCAGGGACTCTGCTTAGAGTGATGCCAAATGAGACAGGCCCTCAGCAGAGTATCTGTCTCTGCCTGGCAGGATGATGTCAAGCAGTAGTGATATCATTGATGAGGGCAGTCTGCAGATGGGCTCTGGTGGGTTATTTGCACCAAATCTCGGTGGACCTTTCAAACCCTAACACTAGCCTTTTTTTCTGGcagattatttctttatttttttttactttttttttttttttggtgacaggatctcgctctgtcacccaggcagctAGAGTGGAGTGACATAaacatgtctcactgcagcctctacctcctgggctgaagtgatccttttttttttttttttttttttgagacagagtctcgctctgtcgcccaggctggagtgcagtgagtggcacagtctcggctcactgcaacctccacctcccaggttcacgccattctcctgcctcagcctcccgagtagctggggctacaggtgcccgccaccacgcctggctaattttttgtatttttagtagagacagggtttcacagtgttagtcaggatggtctcctgacctcgtgatccgcccgcctcagcctcccaaagtgctgggattacaggcgtgagccactgcgcccggcctggagtgaTCCTTTTGTAGtaacagagtctcaccatgttgcccagtctggtctccaacacctgggctcaagcgatccttccacctctgcctcccaaagtgctgggattacaggtgtgagctactgtgcctggcctagatttttttttttttttgaaacggagtcttcctctgtcacccaggctggagtgcagtggcgcgatcttgtcttactgcaagcttcacctcccacgttcacgacattctcctgcctcagcctcccgagtagctgggactacaggcacccgccaccacgcccagctaattttttgtatttttagtagagatggggtttcaccatgttggccaggatggtctcaatctcctgacctcgtgatccgcccacctcggcctcccaaagtgctgggattacaggtgtgagctactgtgcctggcctagatattttaaaagtagtggcagcagcagcatATCCTGGTGACAGAGATAGCAAGGATGGCTGAAGGAAATAGTGCTCAGGACCCTCCTGACATTCCCACTTGTTCCCCGTGTCTCAGTTACAGGCCCAAAAACTGCGACTGGCATACACAAGGAGCTCTCATTATGGTGGGTCTCTGCCCAATGTTAACCAGATTGGCTCTGGCCTGGCCGAGTTCCAGGTGAGTAGACCCCAGCCAGGGAGGAGTGGAGTTTCTTAGGCTGCTTCCTCTGCTGACTTCAGTCCTTTTTGGCAGAGCCCCCTCCACTCACCTTTGGATTCATCTCGGAGCACTCGGCACCATGGGCTGGTGGAACGGGTGCAGCGAGATCCTCGAAGAATGGTGTCCCCACTTCGCCGATACCCCCGCCACATATCCTTCACGGGGGACTTGGGAGTGTCTGAAAGGTGGTGGGATGGGGTTCCTCAGGGACTCATAGGAAGCACTTGAAGTGTTGTGCAGTCCCATCCTTCTCTTGGAGCTCTTCTTTACCAAGCTTCCCTGAAAAGCGACCGTAGCCCCTGCGTCAGCACCTGCTCCTGTGATAAGGAGTTTTTGCTCCTAAGGCTGTGCCCCCGTCTCTGGCTGGCTCTGGCTGTCTTCACATCAGCTTGCTGCCAGAGGCAAGCCTTCCTTGTCTTCTGCTAAAGGAGATTGGGTCTCTTCTCGTCACTTTTCTAAGTTTTCAGTCTCAGAGACCTGCATACCTGTCTCCTCCAAGCCCTGCGTGAACATTCTCCTGGATTTTTTCAGCCCCTTTAGACCtgattccctttttctcttccattctttGATCCCATTGTTGTCCCTTATAGAAGAGGAGAAAGGTATGTGTTTCTTGAAACAACTTATCTGTTGCCTCCATTGTTCTTTCCTCATTTGGCCTCTATCTCATCTGTCCTCTACTTTTTTCCTTAACTGGTGCTGTTCACATTGACAGCTCTCCCTATAGTCCTGCCTACTTATCTCCTCCCCCAGAGTCTAGCTGGCGAAGGTAAGTGTCCAGGGCGGGCAGAAGCTCCTGCCTACTCTCTGACATGTTTCTGGAGGGAGCTGCCCCTTCTGGGTTGGGGCGGGGATTACTGGGCTAAGGTTTCAACAGTACCTCTTCCTATAACGCCAGGGCTGAGAGAGGTGGAGGCAGTTGGAGTAGGTGGGTCAGAGTCCAGCCTTGGCCATGTTGACACGAGTGGTCAAGCCTCCCAGTCCAGCCAGAGCAGAACCAATGGGAACCGTAGCCaggctggggtgtgtgtgtaagggggaggggagaatggcAGAGGGGCAGGTGAAAATGGCAACCTTCTGTCAAGGGTTGGTGCAAGATGTAGTGCTCTGGCACTTTTAGATTTCTGAAACTCTCCCCTCGTCCGTCTCACTTTCAATGCTGATACCCAGGAATGCTGCTGGGCTCCAAGATTCCCATTCAGCTGGTCCTGGCAGAGAGAAGTTTCCAGCTCTCTTAGATTGACGGGGGGAGGGGTCAATCATAGGCAGGAGAAGAACCAGAAAGAAAAGGGGATGATCTGGGTGCTCAGCCATCTTCACTTCCACCTTAGCTGCCCCACATTTTCCAACCCCTATGCCCACCTTCTTGTCCACTGCCAGTGTTCCTCCTCATGACTTTGTTTTTGTACCCCAGGACGATGCCCTGGGGCAATTTCCCTGCAGAGAAGGGGCAGTTGTTTCGACTACCATCTGCACTTAACAGGTGATGGCCTTTGCCTTCTTTAGGCCAGATCTCTTATCTGTAGTTTCTGGGGCCCtgctccctcacccccaccctgtTCCAGACCAGCTAGTGTTTTCCCTTGCTGGGCAGGGCATAGGGACCAGGAAGACTGTCACTGGTATCAGCTCATTCCTGCTCCCCCCATAGGACAAGCTCTGACTCTGCCCTTCATACAAGTGTGATGAACCCCAGTCCCCAGGATACCTACCCAGGCCCCACACCTCCCAGCATCCTGCCCAGCCGACGTGGGGGTAAGTGGCCCTGTCCCAGGGTTGGGAGTAACCATggagctatttatttatttatttatttattattatttctttcttttttgagacggagtctcactctgtcgcccaggctggagtgcagtggcgcgatcttggctcactgcaacctccgccctccgagttcaagcgattctcctgcctcagcctcccgagtagctgggattacaggcatctgccactgcgcctggctaattttttgtgtttttagtagagatggggtttcaccatcttggccaggctcgtcttgaactcctgacctcatgatccacccgcctcggcctcccaaagcgctgggattacaggcttgagccaccatgcccggcctccatgGAGCTATTTAAAGCAGGTAGGCAAGTGAGCACCGCAGCCAACGCCCCTGTATTCCTTGCAGGTATTCTGGATGGTGAAATGGACCCCAAAGGTATGTGTTCCTCACTGCTGTGGGTACTGAATGCCAAAGAATTTCTGGGCTGGTGTTGGGATTGTGTGCAGGTTCAGGGAGCAGGACTCCTTCCCGCCTGCTTCTGCTTCCTGTCCTGCCTTACTGGCTCTTTCTCCAACTCTCCCATCACCAGTCTTTCTCTTTCAAGTACCTGCTATTGAGGAGAACTTGCTAGATGACAAGCATTTGCTGAAGCCATGGGATGCTAAGAAGGTAGGAGGAGGCCACCAGGTGTCACCCACTAGTCTCTCTGCTATCCCCTTGCCATGGGGCAGGCCTTCCAGGGTTCTCCACTGAGCACTGTCCTCATTTTCCatattctcccttctctcctcagcTATCCTCATCCTCTTCCCGACCTCGGTCCTGTGAAGTCCCTGGAATTAAGTAAGTATTCCCTGAGGTTGGCTCAGAGGTGGGGAAAGGAAGTACAGGGAGATGTAGGAGACTGATCTCTGCTCTTCCCTGACCACTGCACCCCCCTCCTatttacatctttctttttctctccttcccctagCATCTTTCCATCTCCTGACCAGCCTGCCAATGTGCCTGTCCTCCCACCTGCCATGAACACGGGGGGCTCCCTACCTGACCTCACCAACCTGCACTTTCCCCCACCACTGCCCACCCCCCTGGACCCTGAAGAGACAGCCTACCCTAGCCTGAGTGGGGGCAACAGTACCTCCAATTTGACCCACACCATGACTCACCTGGGCATCAGCGGGGGCATGGGCCTGGGCCCAGGCTATGATGCACCAGGTGAGTGGCTATCCTGGCCATGTGCCCCCTGGGTGCTGCCTGGCTGGAGGGATGAAGGGGAGGGAGGTTTGAGCACCTGAGATCCTGCTGTGATCACCCACACCGCCTGTCACCTCTGCACCCCAGGATTCCCTCACGGCAGTTCTCAGCCAGTGATAACTGGTAGGTGGGGTGTTTcctagaaagaagaggaagggcagCCCCCAGATGGGCAGTGCTGTCAGGGATAGAGTAGGGAGGACGTTGTGTTGCCGCTTTCATAGTCTGGTCACTGCCACCCATTCTGGGTGGAAAGGGGCTCAGTTCCCATCAGTAATGTTGGCATCTCTGGTTTTTTGTCTGTGCCTGCAGGACTTCATTCACCTGTCAGCCACCCATCCCTGCAGTCCTCCCTAAGCAATCCCAACCTCCAGGCTTCCCTGAGCAGTCCTCAGCCCCAGCTTCAGGGCTCCCACAGCCACCcctctctgcctgcctcctccttGGGCCGCCATGCACTGCCCATCACCTCCCTGGGCCACCCCTCACTCAGTGCTCcagctctctcctcctcttcttcctcctcctccacttcaTCTCCTGTTTTGGGCGCCCCCCCTTACCCTGCCTCTACCCCTGGGGCCTCCCCGCACCACCGCCGTGTgcccctcagccccctga includes:
- the SLC39A1 gene encoding zinc transporter ZIP1 isoform X1, whose amino-acid sequence is MGPWGEPELLVWRPEAVASEPPVPVGLEVKLGALVLLLVLTLLCSLVPICVLRRPGANHEGSASRQKALSLVSCFAGGVFLATCLLDLLPDYLAAIDEALAALHVTLQFPLQEFILAMGFFLVLVMEQITLAYKEQSGPSPLEETRALLGTVNGGPQHWHDGPGVPQASGAPATPSALRACVLVFSLALHSVFEGLAVGLQRDRARAMELCLALLLHKGILAVSLSLRLLQSHLRAQVVAGCGILFSCMTPLGIGLGAALAESAGPLHQLAQSVLEGMAAGTFLYITFLEILPQELASSEQRILKVILLLAGFALLTGLLFIQI
- the SLC39A1 gene encoding zinc transporter ZIP1 isoform X2 — translated: MGPWGEPELLVWRPEAVASEPPVPVGLEVKLGALVLLLVLTLLCSLVPICVLRRPGANHEGSAPVPAARVHPGHGLLPGPGDGADHTGLQGAVRAITSGGNKGSAGNSEWWAAALA